A stretch of Streptococcus sp. oral taxon 061 DNA encodes these proteins:
- a CDS encoding YfbM family protein: protein MGMIANYQYLPDDEFKQLKGLSNQEDDSLDFAEDSSDSHDILIDIDKMWDALVFVLTGFSSSEFLDDNPLREAVLGVTPLEDVSEYIAYTEKNRIAEIVEALESFDMDRAMTDFSMEACKKADLYPDIWDYLEEEEEIKDDILTCFVNMKEFYKKILELNGNVLVTIC, encoded by the coding sequence ATGGGAATGATTGCCAATTATCAATATTTACCAGACGATGAATTTAAACAATTAAAAGGTCTTTCCAATCAAGAAGATGACTCGTTAGATTTTGCTGAGGATTCCTCTGATAGTCATGATATCTTAATAGATATCGACAAAATGTGGGATGCCTTGGTCTTTGTCTTGACAGGTTTTAGTAGTTCAGAATTTTTGGATGATAATCCCTTGAGAGAGGCTGTTTTAGGGGTGACTCCTCTAGAGGATGTATCTGAATATATCGCCTATACTGAAAAAAACAGGATAGCCGAGATTGTAGAAGCTTTAGAAAGTTTTGACATGGATAGGGCTATGACTGACTTTAGTATGGAAGCCTGTAAGAAAGCCGACTTGTATCCTGATATTTGGGATTATCTTGAGGAAGAGGAAGAAATCAAGGATGACATTTTAACCTGCTTTGTAAATATGAAAGAGTTTTACAAAAAGATTTTGGAGCTCAATGGAAATGTCCTTGTTACCATTTGTTAA
- a CDS encoding DUF4300 family protein: protein MKVSKKIRLMSCCGLAIFTLAACSTNQNQSMEQQNGSTTKLVSSDKESYKGTYSNLNSKASEEEVRKALAAHLDKDSVDAFFNLVNDYNNTVGSVGLTGDFSTFTKTDYDVEKISHLWTPKKGDFVGTNCRINSYCLLKNSIEIPKLEKDDSLLFVDNDAIDKGKVFGTEDKDAFDILFSRVKTEATTDVKVHAAKMEQFLSQFKFNENARMLSVVVHDDLDGQSLFIGHVGILVPSEDGYLFIEKLTFEEPYQAIKFATKEDCYKYLDTKYENYTGEGLAKPFIMDNDKWVQF from the coding sequence ATGAAAGTATCTAAAAAAATTAGATTAATGAGCTGCTGTGGTTTAGCTATCTTTACTTTAGCTGCCTGTAGTACAAACCAAAACCAATCTATGGAACAACAGAATGGTTCAACTACTAAGTTGGTTAGCTCAGATAAAGAAAGCTATAAAGGAACCTATAGCAATCTCAATAGCAAGGCAAGCGAAGAAGAAGTTCGAAAAGCCTTGGCTGCACATTTGGATAAGGACAGTGTGGATGCATTTTTCAACCTTGTAAATGATTATAACAATACTGTCGGTTCAGTTGGATTAACTGGAGATTTTTCTACCTTTACAAAAACAGACTATGATGTGGAAAAAATTAGTCACCTATGGACTCCCAAAAAAGGTGATTTTGTCGGTACTAACTGTCGTATTAACAGTTATTGCTTATTAAAAAATTCCATCGAAATTCCTAAGTTAGAGAAAGATGATTCCCTCTTGTTTGTCGATAATGACGCCATTGATAAAGGAAAGGTCTTTGGTACAGAAGATAAGGACGCCTTCGATATTTTATTCTCAAGAGTCAAGACCGAAGCAACGACAGATGTTAAGGTTCATGCAGCAAAGATGGAACAATTCCTCTCTCAATTTAAGTTTAATGAGAATGCAAGAATGCTCTCCGTAGTTGTCCATGATGACTTAGATGGTCAATCTCTCTTTATAGGCCATGTTGGGATTCTTGTACCAAGCGAGGATGGCTACCTCTTTATCGAAAAGTTGACCTTTGAGGAACCTTATCAAGCCATCAAATTTGCGACCAAGGAAGATTGCTACAAATATTTAGATACAAAATATGAAAACTATACAGGTGAAGGTCTAGCTAAACCATTTATTATGGATAATGATAAGTGGGTTCAATTTTAA
- a CDS encoding RDD family protein: MMKILVINSISFKKRMIELLFDYLFILAYLVLLFLGSMLIYIILFNGVPEFTEIQSQCLVFFTSVLPITLLFTFLDYTKNGSFGKAKAGLQLVYKKKTVQASLIRNTIKFLPWQIGHMGTIHGFYSDFDFLSVILSFLATLLAVALLAMKVFRKDKRHLGDLIAHTQVQLKGD, from the coding sequence ATGATGAAGATTTTAGTAATTAATTCTATTTCGTTTAAAAAAAGAATGATTGAATTACTATTTGATTATCTTTTCATTCTAGCTTATTTAGTACTTCTGTTTTTAGGTTCGATGCTTATTTACATTATTCTTTTTAATGGCGTCCCAGAGTTCACAGAAATTCAGTCGCAGTGTCTTGTTTTTTTTACCTCTGTTTTGCCAATCACTCTACTTTTTACATTCTTAGATTATACAAAGAATGGGAGTTTTGGGAAGGCGAAAGCAGGACTTCAATTGGTTTACAAGAAAAAAACAGTGCAAGCTAGCTTGATTAGAAACACCATTAAATTTTTACCTTGGCAAATAGGTCATATGGGCACGATACATGGTTTCTATAGTGATTTTGATTTCTTATCTGTTATCCTCTCGTTTTTAGCTACTCTCCTCGCAGTTGCCTTACTAGCAATGAAGGTTTTCAGGAAAGATAAGCGACATCTAGGTGACCTTATAGCTCATACACAGGTACAGCTAAAAGGTGATTAA